A region of the Myripristis murdjan chromosome 10, fMyrMur1.1, whole genome shotgun sequence genome:
aaactgctttcatctccacagggacgGGAAGAGGAGTGGAGGTGATatgaaggagcagctgtcctgctgtgttttgtgtcaggagctcctgagggatccagtctccaccagctgtggacactggttctgcagacggtgcatcacctcacactgggaccagtctgatccatcaggagatcctgcctgtccccagtgtggagaaagatccagaacaagacctggactgcagacacccagtcaaaccagcacagtggacggcggtctgcaggaggttttagacgagcataagatcagtctgaggaggagatgtgaatttgtgacagaaggaactgctgcagcaggaactggaacgcccctcaacaggatctacactgagctctacatcacacagggacagagtgaagaggttaataccgaacatgaggtgtggcagctggagacaacatccaagatggagaccctccatgacactccaatcaagtgccaggacatctttaaacccttacctggccaagacacacacatcagagtagttgtgacgcagggcgttgctggcattggaaaaaccttctcagtgcagaagttcactctggactgggcagagggcttggaaaaccaacatgtcagtcttgtggttctgctttcgttccgggagctgaacttgatcaaagatgagcgctacagtcttctccagctgctccgtgttttccattcaacattacagacggtcacagcagagcagctcgcCGTCTGtgaagtcgtgttcatctttgacggcctggatgaaagcaggtttttattggatttccagaacaatgaggtcgtgtctgatgtcacacagacgtcatcagtagacgtgctgttgacaaacctcatcaaggggaatctgcttccctcggctctcctctggataacttccagacctgcggcggccaatcagatccctcctacatgtgtggacagggtaacagaagtccaagggttcactgacctccagaaggaggagtacttcaggaggagatccagtgatgaggagctgtgcagcagaatcatctcacacatcaaggcgtccaggagcctccacatcatgtgccacatcccagtcttctgctggatcactgctgcagttctggagcacatgttgactacagaccagagaggagagctgcccaagagcctgactgagatgtactcacacttcctgctggttcagacacagaggaagaagcacaagtacaatgagagacatgacaggagtcagcaggagctgatggagactgacagggaagttcttctgaagctgggcaggctggcgtttaaacatctggagaaaggcaacctgatgttctaccaagaagacctggaggagtgtggtcttgatgtcagagGGGCCctggtgtactcaggagtgtgcacagagatcttcaaaaccaAGTGTGTGCTCTTTCaaagaaaagtctactgctttgttcatttgagcattcaggagtttctcgctgcagtctacatcttccactgctacatcaacaggaacacagaggtactggccagagtcatgagAACACGCAAGAATAAAGGTGCTGACAATGAGCCATCGTTGGACATCTTCCTGAAGacagtcatgtctgaagccctgcagagcaaaaatggccacctggacctctttgtccgtttccttcatggcctctcactggagtccaaccagaggctcttaggaggcctgctgggtcagacagagagcagaccagaagacatccagagagtcatcaacaacctgaagatGTACACTTACAGTGACTCACCTGACAGaggcatcaacatcttccactgtttaatggagatgaacgacctctcagtaaATCAGGACATCCAAGAGTTCCTCAAGTCAGAGAAGAGATCAGAGAAGAAACTCTCTGTgatccactgctcagctctggcctacatgctgcagatgtcagaggaggttctggatgagttggacCTGCAGGCGTACAACACACCAGATGAGGGACGacggagactgatcccagctgtgaggaactgcaggaaggctcggttagtcctgatgtgaaatcaacattaaacaaacagtgtagagctgcttccatacctgacaccatcagaaatacaataaaaatatgtagttccctaaatattcaggataaaggattgattatgagagaaaaaatatacttcaggcagtccagggtaaaaggaggcaacatggtggtgatgcccacagcagctcccccctacaatacttcaaaatcagaagcaagtttttgctgtgtaattgaacttgagcatcaggtttctactgcttgGTTTCTTCTGTATCTGaaggaaactgaatcaggtcaactggacttagttatatgtctagaagacgttttgccccttatccaagtggcttcatcagttctaGACCAGACTGGTAGTCTGACTGCCAGTCTGGTCTGGTGAACAATGATGTTACTGCTCAGGCAACAATGGAAAAATCAACATGACTTGTAACAAATAATCTGGAATGAGCTgctcactcagacacactcaggAACAAAGAACAGAGGCATTCTCCTCACCTGAAGAGCAGAGAGTGAAGGAGCTCAGGAGACTTAATACACCTGTGTGAGCTCCTGTCTTCAATTAACACAcctgatgtcttttcatttcaggtgttatctttatcttttcatttactctgatggttttgtaaagcactttggaactttgctttaaaggtgtaaaatatttataaattaatattatcagtattattagtgggcaagctggcagcttgcacactcacatTCTTcctttgacacagtttgaaagcccaaagccttacctttctcatgatacattttattttctgcacgGAAACCACACACCATGGttactcttccagcttgcccacacAGTTTCCtcagaaactgcacttttctagtttcTTGCTTTATTAGTGGGCCAGCTGGCAGCTTACACACTCACGTTTTTCctactaccgtattgacccgaataaaagacgaccctggttttaagacgacccctctttttcaagacccttttttggaaaaatactttttatatggacattctgccaggagcggacttaccattaggcaaaacttgccggttgcctagggccccaagttcctgagggccccataaaactcctcatacacttatggttaatacagttattacttatttgggcacctccacctcctcctacagctttcgttttaggcccacacaatgaattgggaaaatgtgttgcccgattgggaatagtgtgctattacttttataaggaatccgactgacggaattctcaaaattccaattttcctgaaaatttcggccataggaaatgaatggccaaaactttggaaggctccagggcccagagctttggacctgcgtccacgcaccaaatacgaaaaacgtgcgtcttctgtagaagaagcagggtttcgattttcagaccgatccgacattccgtgtttccgcaattccagtttgaagttggaattccagacgcaatacacactaatggagttgagctagagtggcattcctggcattcctgagcggctagagtggagcagccctgaaaaatcgcctaaaacttttgtcttaaacttactctgctggccacaattttcactccacatgcatgaatttgggatcaaattgtaggaaaaatagttgtgctttgaaaaatgtaaatacaaaagcaaagtagcttcaactttttacactgtgacacttaccgaggcaggagtgccagctctcttcCCCATAGACtgccattatatctggaacccagaatttgaggagagaagcagaaacacacactttttcaactcgccgtttctcgggcattttggggagttggcGAATAATTttcacacagtttgaaagctcaaagccttacctttctcatgataacttttattttctgctcggacttactgtcattgagaaaaaagcaggagtttgaccactacttttaggcgattTTCTGCCAAGTGCCACTGttactcatgctgtgtgctcacaTACCTTTTCAACTTGCTCcagggtgggcatttttgggagttggaaaataattttgacaccgtttgaaagcccaaagcgttacctttctcatgatacattttattttctgctcggaaaccgcgcGCCACGGttactcttccagcttgcccacgcagtttccctagaaactgcacaatcctctagttccgtacgttttttggaccgtaactcctcctacagctttcgtttaggcccacacaatgaattgggaaaatgtgcggcccgattgggaatagtgtgctattacttttataaggaatccgactgacggaattctcaaaattccaattttcctgaaaatttcggccataggaaatgaatggccaaaactttggaaggctccacggcccagagctttggacctgcgtccacgcaccaaatacgaaaaacgtgcgtcttattgagaagaagcagggtttcgattttcaggccgatccgacattccgtttttccgcaattccagtttgaagtcggaattccagacgcaatacacactaatggagttgagctagagtggcattcctggcattcctgagcggctagagtggagcagccctgaaaaatcacctaaaacttttgtcttaaacttgctctgctggccacaattttcactccacatgcataaatttgcgatcaaattgtaggaaaaatagttgtgctttgaaaaatgtaaatacaaaagcaaagtatcttcaactttttacactgtgacacttaccgaggcaggagtgccagctctcttcCCCATAGACtgccattatatctggaacccagaatttgaggagagaagcagaaacacacactttttcaactcgccgtttctcgggcattttggggagttggcGAAtaattttctgctcggacttactgtcattgagaaaaaagcaggagtttgaccactacttttaggcgattTTCTGCCAAGTGCCACTGttactcatgctgtgtgctcacaTACCTTTTCAACTTGCTCcagggtgggcatttttgggagttggaaaataatgaaGTGAAGGGATATTACTGGATCTTGAGAATATTAGTCAACAGTATGGGGTGTCTGGTCAGGACATGGACGAAGGTTCTTCATTCAAGGGTGTTTATTGTTAATGAAGCAGAGAGCAGTACAGGCATGGGTCCAGATCTTAATGGTTTagcttgtgggtgtgtgtgtggttctaaagagaaataaacaacagGCAATTAGCCTACTTCTATGGCTAAACAACGAAATCTCTTATGCAATAAGAGATAAAACTTGGCGAATTCTGCAGGCTAAAGAATTGCTCACACCAACCGAACGTTAACTGAATCAAAACTAACTGAAAACGAAACTGTACGTCACAAGCATGCGCTAGACACAGGGCGTTGCCTAGCAACGTATCAACAGTCTGCTCTACTGTGTAGAGTCGAAGCTGAGCCTTCAGCACACttagggcgttttcacacctgaaagtccgaaccaaggtccgaaccaaactccgtaattctgttacattgtaacacatttggtccggttggtttggtttcacactgcaaatagaGTAACggactttacaagacaaacatacaggggaaatttattcttctcattagaAGACGCATCAACTCCCCATGCACTTCCGCGGCTCATTTTGATTTGGTTACGCTGAGTTGTTGGGCTGGCCGGCATCTGACATCAgtattacttcctgtttacagaaaatgaatggagcaaTGAATGGAGCTTtgggcataggcggtataggcaggCCTAGGGCGGCATCtgttggaggggcgccgctagcggccggaggggcgccggcagcggTTGTTTACCGGAGGGATACCCGCAGGATTTTATCGGCGTCATAGGTAGAGTCGTCGGCGACATAGGTAAAGCTGGCACTGGAGCGAGACATCTTTTTCCCGTTCTAATATTTTTGTTGGTATATTGCTACCAGCAGCACCAAGTTAATGAGCAATACATCAGAGTAACTGCTATTCGCAAGATGAGCCTCCTCATCATGCGAAAACTTTatcgagaggaggagaaaacggcaTACAGTCCTGCGAGTTATGGCAATGTGTATTCcagagagaaggtgagtgtgggaatattttttaaagagatgAGCTGTTAGTAGTGATGTATTAACTTGTCTTTATAGTGctatacatttttcattcagcataataaCGGACACGAGTCGACCAACGTTGCGCCTTGCATATCACAGCAACgtttaacgttagcagctaaagttagcaTGCCGTCAGAGACgcataaccatggtaaccagctgGTTAGCGTGACGTAACTTCCAAAAACTTCCTGTCATTGATACGAAGGTCCGAACCATACAAAcagttgttttcacactgcagaagGTCCGAACCATGGTTCGTTTGGTCCGgaccgagaccacctcttttgGTCGGACCAAATTTTGGTCCTTTGGTCCGGACTGTGGTCCGCAGCACctttcacacctgtaatttaggttcggatcaaactgaaaagtccgAAAGTCCGGACCAAACGagacaggtgtgaaaacgcccttaCCTTTCTCACGATACCTTTTTACTTTCCAGTCGGACTTACTGTAATTGATTAAAATGCattagtttgaccactacttttaggcgattTTCTGCCAAgtgccactgtcactcatgctgtgtgctcacacactttttcaactcgctccagggtgggcatttttgggagttggaaaataattttgacaccgtttgaaagcccaaagcgttacctttctcatgatacattttattttctgctcggaaactGCACGCTGCGGttactcttccagcttgcccacgcagtttccccagaaactgcacaatcctctagttctttctttatttcttcatctctttatTATTCCGTACTTTTTTGGCCCATAACTCctccatccgaaatgaatggccaaaacttcggaaGGCTCCAGggtgcagagcttttgacctgcgtccacgcaccaaatacgaaaaacgtgcgtcttctggagaagaagcggtgtgtcgaTTTTCAGGGCGCTCCGACTTTGCATTTTTCCGGAATTCCAGTTTGAAATCAGAATTTCGGACACAATACACACTAGGGTTGTCAAAAATATCGATACTCTGAAAAGTATCGATACTAAGAGGCCGTATCCGGATACGATATTAATTTACCAAAGTATCGATACTACAGTGCATGAGCATGTCATGCGCACTCGACAGGCAGCGCCGCAGGTCAAACAGTGCCCGGCAGGCAGAGCTCCAGCGACTCGGCCAGTGTTGCCAGCTTGGcaactttctcgctaaatctggcgactttccaactccccatggcgactttttttgtcaagagcgactagcgacttttcctggtgttattggagacttttctggtattttggagactgacatgaaagcacgtatcgttactctgcagttcctgttctcagtgaGCAGCgtgtgctgccgcgagcccctcccccgccccaaagtggtcacagcctcgagccgcgCGCGGCAGTTGCAGTCGCCATTGACACAATTCCAGAAACTGTCaatcatataaaacaatactatgttaataaaaataatgcttagtagtttgtagtaaatttgtagttctaaaacatatgtcattgttatttttgcaccataagttaaaatgttgtaaaattattatgttatttggattatttttgcattttgcaatttgcacagagtgaaaacaaaatgcgattttattttttatttttttgattgaaaagtctatttttgagtttaaattttaataaaaatattttttatgccttttaaatttttgtcatttttttatccCCGCGGTATCGAAAATGGTATCGAGTATCGAATATTTTCCTGGGTATCAATATCGAGTTTGA
Encoded here:
- the LOC115366969 gene encoding protein NLRC3-like gives rise to the protein MKSDRSKNDPPYFSAEPGPSDTKDGKRSGGDMKEQLSCCVLCQELLRDPVSTSCGHWFCRRCITSHWDQSDPSGDPACPQCGERSRTRPGLQTPSQTSTVDGGLQEVLDEHKISLRRRCEFVTEGTAAAGTGTPLNRIYTELYITQGQSEEVNTEHEVWQLETTSKMETLHDTPIKCQDIFKPLPGQDTHIRVVVTQGVAGIGKTFSVQKFTLDWAEGLENQHVSLVVLLSFRELNLIKDERYSLLQLLRVFHSTLQTVTAEQLAVCEVVFIFDGLDESRFLLDFQNNEVVSDVTQTSSVDVLLTNLIKGNLLPSALLWITSRPAAANQIPPTCVDRVTEVQGFTDLQKEEYFRRRSSDEELCSRIISHIKASRSLHIMCHIPVFCWITAAVLEHMLTTDQRGELPKSLTEMYSHFLLVQTQRKKHKYNERHDRSQQELMETDREVLLKLGRLAFKHLEKGNLMFYQEDLEECGLDVRGALVYSGVCTEIFKTKCVLFQRKVYCFVHLSIQEFLAAVYIFHCYINRNTEVLARVMRTRKNKGADNEPSLDIFLKTVMSEALQSKNGHLDLFVRFLHGLSLESNQRLLGGLLGQTESRPEDIQRVINNLKMYTYSDSPDRGINIFHCLMEMNDLSVNQDIQEFLKSEKRSEKKLSVIHCSALAYMLQMSEEVLDELDLQAYNTPDEGRRRLIPAVRNCRKARLRRCWLSESSCASLASALKSNPHLTELDLSENWQLLDSGVELLSVGLESPNCRLKTLRLSDCGLSESSCASLASALKSNPHLTELDLSENHLQDSGVELLSAGLESPNCRLETLRLRDCGLSRRSCASLASALKSNPHLTELDLT